One genomic segment of Pseudoalteromonas sp. GCY includes these proteins:
- a CDS encoding 3-deoxy-D-manno-octulosonic acid transferase translates to MAKVKTTSRLRGRSANSLWIGVYNSILLLCLPLIALILLKKWLRKPGYKKHFLQRLGVYDCKRLPACIHLHGVSVGECAAIAKLIPELRKQHPHLPIVFTCTTVAGSNYIERNWGEQVIHTYLPLDFQLMVGAFLAHFNPVLTMSVEMEWWPNLIRQSRNQGSRVMLVNARMTDRSKNRYANMLGLFTFMVSKVHKILPQSELSYQAFRELGVPPEKLMLCGNIKYDWPELKHADPTQKPSQLTWIAGSTHDTEEIAVVAAHKQLLQQNPAAQLIIAPRHPERFDDVWRLLQASGLSCQRYSHAPTLTANTQVYLLDTMGKLFAFYRDAHVAFIGGSLVKLGGHNPAEAIVQGAAVVMGSSRRNCEDICAPLSQVGALVEGNEPQQIAREVIGFWQNNATTAQQIQAGQAVIAKHNGALHKTTLQVLYQLKQAQRPVHSTRLHPMVIR, encoded by the coding sequence ATGGCTAAGGTTAAGACAACCTCTCGTCTTCGTGGAAGATCAGCTAATTCACTTTGGATTGGTGTTTATAACAGTATCCTGTTGTTGTGTTTACCTTTGATTGCGCTGATCTTATTAAAAAAATGGCTACGTAAACCGGGTTATAAAAAGCACTTTTTACAGCGCTTAGGTGTCTACGATTGTAAGCGTTTACCCGCCTGTATTCATTTACATGGTGTCTCCGTCGGTGAATGCGCCGCCATTGCTAAACTTATTCCTGAGCTGCGTAAACAGCATCCTCATTTACCCATTGTTTTTACTTGTACCACGGTTGCGGGTTCCAACTATATTGAGCGCAACTGGGGGGAGCAAGTCATTCACACCTATTTGCCACTGGACTTTCAATTGATGGTTGGTGCGTTCTTGGCGCATTTTAATCCGGTATTGACCATGTCAGTTGAGATGGAGTGGTGGCCGAACCTTATTCGCCAGTCGCGCAACCAAGGCAGTCGAGTGATGCTGGTAAATGCTCGCATGACCGACAGATCAAAAAATCGTTATGCCAACATGTTAGGTCTTTTTACCTTTATGGTGTCCAAGGTGCATAAAATCCTGCCGCAAAGTGAGCTAAGCTATCAAGCTTTTCGCGAGTTGGGTGTACCACCAGAAAAACTGATGCTGTGCGGTAATATCAAGTACGATTGGCCAGAGCTTAAACACGCCGACCCAACGCAAAAGCCCTCTCAACTGACATGGATTGCGGGGAGCACGCATGACACCGAAGAAATAGCGGTGGTCGCAGCGCACAAACAGTTGTTACAGCAAAATCCAGCAGCTCAACTAATTATCGCACCGCGTCATCCTGAAAGATTTGATGACGTATGGCGGCTGCTGCAAGCAAGCGGGCTGAGCTGTCAGCGTTACTCGCACGCGCCAACACTAACGGCAAATACTCAAGTGTATCTGCTCGATACGATGGGTAAACTATTTGCGTTTTATCGTGATGCCCACGTTGCCTTTATTGGTGGCTCGCTAGTTAAGCTCGGTGGTCATAATCCTGCCGAAGCCATTGTCCAAGGGGCTGCTGTCGTAATGGGTAGTAGTCGACGAAATTGTGAAGATATATGTGCGCCGCTGAGTCAAGTTGGTGCACTTGTTGAGGGCAACGAACCACAGCAAATAGCCAGAGAAGTCATCGGCTTTTGGCAAAATAATGCGACAACAGCACAACAAATACAGGCTGGGCAAGCTGTTATCGCAAAGCATAATGGCGCACTACACAAAACCACATTGCAAGTTTTATATCAGTTAAAGCAGGCGCAGCGGCCAGTTCATAGTACCCGATTACATCCAATGGTGATCAGATAA
- a CDS encoding FtsX-like permease family protein yields the protein MLTSYLSTAIRVSKKQKLHTLLNVIGFSIGIAAAIIVALFAQSQLIVDKHQPDANHVYRVHLDLRSVGVGVRGAIDPRMPLLMQKHSQIKELLIISRIESLQYSGEPMADIVKVKEQRFKLKKAYVATPNLAEFVNISVLHGDLTQALSQPNLIALSQTESKRLFGDTDVIGRQLAYDGGSYEVAAVFADLEANTHFDFDVLMYLPKLQRGPFSSHVYLKLQPESDPDALAQEMTREMQKRAKNPNFKDIQFQFIPLTQLHFHTNGTVEMKQGGSYLALQVSVVLSTLLVIIASANFINFNVASAAKRAKEVGIRKALGASKSQLVTQFLSESLLIVLFSGFLGVVIVELALPHFNQLIAQPLTLVYNSLFMLGLVITLTVVGLFSGLYPALFISSFGAKKVLSGDFSRGRSSARIRKITLCLQGAIGVGLIAAIGMLYQQMMLVKQLDVGYEKAQRIIIRELPSELIYQQQGNALLDELGQISGVAGWTLSDTNYATAINGGMHYTWPNGETYDGMLAVINTGYDVIDVLGLKLITGRGFSRDYTGDWYREQQNGEAHVAILITKKMAHLAGYEKLDEVIGVTVTVPRRKLTAKVVGVVEDIRIGSVNNAVQPTSLMLGHADGETANVVLKIDEGVDPDNVITEIEQVLAAHLNRRDIEVQSLNDEFLAAHKNELYTLTMLSIFSPLAIFLTLLGTFGLASFTTLRKEKELAIRKVLGATRIGLISLVAKEYLWLSALSMVLAVPLTYWLVGEWLNRFNERINQSIWIYGVAGLLVILLTWLTVVLVTYKVASRRPSSALRYE from the coding sequence ATGCTCACTTCATATTTGAGTACGGCAATTCGGGTAAGTAAAAAGCAAAAGCTACACACACTGCTCAATGTCATCGGTTTCAGCATTGGAATTGCTGCTGCAATTATCGTGGCTTTATTTGCCCAAAGTCAGTTGATTGTTGATAAACATCAGCCTGATGCAAATCATGTTTATCGAGTACATTTAGATTTGCGTTCTGTCGGTGTGGGCGTGCGCGGTGCGATTGACCCTAGAATGCCGCTGCTGATGCAAAAGCACAGTCAAATAAAGGAACTGTTGATTATTAGTCGGATTGAATCGTTACAATATAGTGGCGAACCAATGGCGGATATCGTGAAGGTTAAAGAACAGCGCTTTAAGCTCAAAAAGGCATATGTTGCGACGCCAAATTTGGCTGAGTTTGTGAATATCTCAGTATTACATGGAGACTTAACTCAGGCTCTTTCTCAGCCCAATCTTATCGCCCTTAGCCAGACAGAATCAAAGCGCTTGTTTGGCGACACAGATGTTATCGGCAGGCAACTTGCTTACGATGGGGGAAGCTATGAAGTGGCTGCTGTTTTTGCGGATTTGGAAGCAAATACACACTTTGATTTTGATGTGCTGATGTACTTACCCAAATTGCAGCGCGGTCCTTTTAGTAGTCATGTGTATTTGAAGTTGCAGCCAGAATCTGATCCCGACGCGTTAGCGCAAGAGATGACGCGCGAGATGCAAAAAAGAGCTAAAAACCCGAACTTCAAAGACATCCAGTTTCAGTTTATTCCATTGACCCAGTTGCATTTTCACACCAATGGCACCGTAGAGATGAAGCAAGGCGGGTCTTATTTGGCACTGCAAGTGAGCGTTGTGCTGAGTACTTTACTTGTGATCATAGCCAGCGCTAATTTTATTAACTTCAATGTTGCCAGTGCTGCAAAGCGCGCTAAAGAAGTCGGCATACGTAAAGCGCTAGGAGCTAGTAAGTCGCAACTCGTCACACAATTCCTGTCAGAATCTTTACTGATTGTACTGTTTTCAGGGTTTTTAGGGGTTGTAATCGTTGAGTTGGCATTGCCGCACTTTAATCAGCTAATCGCGCAGCCCCTGACATTGGTATACAACTCTCTATTTATGCTCGGTCTTGTAATTACATTGACAGTGGTTGGTTTATTTTCTGGGCTATATCCAGCTTTATTTATCTCGTCATTTGGCGCGAAAAAAGTGTTAAGTGGCGATTTTAGTCGAGGGCGTTCATCAGCAAGGATCCGCAAAATAACCTTATGCTTACAAGGTGCGATTGGCGTAGGGCTGATAGCAGCGATCGGCATGCTCTATCAACAAATGATGCTGGTAAAACAGCTGGATGTAGGTTACGAAAAAGCACAGCGAATTATCATTCGAGAATTGCCCTCAGAGCTGATTTATCAGCAACAAGGAAACGCATTGCTTGATGAGTTAGGCCAGATCTCAGGTGTGGCTGGTTGGACATTGAGCGATACCAATTATGCAACTGCCATTAACGGTGGGATGCATTACACTTGGCCAAATGGCGAAACCTATGATGGCATGTTAGCAGTAATCAATACGGGTTATGACGTGATTGATGTACTCGGGTTAAAGTTGATTACTGGACGAGGCTTTAGTCGCGATTACACTGGAGATTGGTATCGTGAACAGCAAAATGGAGAAGCGCATGTCGCTATCCTGATAACCAAAAAAATGGCTCATTTAGCGGGATATGAGAAGCTTGATGAGGTAATCGGCGTTACTGTTACCGTACCAAGGCGAAAGTTGACAGCAAAGGTCGTGGGCGTAGTTGAGGATATCAGAATTGGTTCCGTGAATAATGCAGTACAACCTACTTCATTGATGCTTGGTCATGCTGATGGTGAAACTGCAAATGTGGTATTAAAGATCGATGAAGGCGTTGATCCAGATAACGTGATCACTGAAATTGAACAAGTCCTTGCAGCACATCTCAATCGTCGTGATATAGAAGTGCAATCTCTCAATGATGAGTTCTTGGCGGCCCACAAGAATGAGCTCTATACACTTACCATGCTATCTATCTTTAGTCCTTTAGCTATATTTCTTACCTTACTCGGAACATTTGGGTTAGCGTCATTTACTACCTTGCGTAAAGAAAAGGAATTAGCTATCCGCAAAGTGTTAGGCGCTACACGTATTGGGTTAATTAGCTTGGTTGCTAAAGAGTATTTGTGGTTATCTGCATTGAGTATGGTACTTGCAGTCCCGCTGACGTATTGGCTAGTTGGTGAGTGGCTTAATCGCTTTAATGAGCGGATAAATCAATCTATATGGATTTATGGAGTCGCAGGCCTACTTGTGATCTTGCTTACTTGGCTTACCGTTGTGCTCGTTACCTACAAGGTTGCAAGCCGGCGCCCCTCATCAGCGCTGCGCTACGAGTAG
- a CDS encoding ABC transporter permease encodes MIVNYLITALRAFKQQKQHFILNVLGLSVGLAAAILVALFAKNELSYDNQQPHAERIYRIAQDYSQLGLGVVPVFNYINGTRALEYSQVEEAFALTMVEFTREAEVDVTVKNQGFKLNDLYGATANIENFIDMETVAGSLSRAMSVPNSIALSSSEAQRIFGRTNVVGETLQHKNGQYTVGAVFTDLPENTHFGFKNLVSVEHDPVNTDITSSYVYLRLAPQTDVTALEKTLTEKYYFGDFKGRLSLQLHPLTDLHFTAKSPFEMKVGGAKQVVMICVGLSVLLILIAGFNFINMTVAQSTKRAKEVGVRKALGASKSQLVAQFLSESVLVSLLAMTIACVLVELLLPSFNNLVGRELSIDYASMFSVVVVAVAVTVGLLAGLYPAFFISSFSAKRVLSGDLQRGSTAIWVRKSLLTVQAALAVGLIIASVTLQYQLAHLQNLPLGYETAQRLVVSEVPVKAAFTKAPTSLVKQFAAIEGVEHISVIDTQLTRSINNTLVPTWPNGEQSQSLTPVIGTSYEVVKGLGLTLLAGRDFSREFAGDWSNRVNGVTTIGTIITESVAKQAGYSNVADIIGKTIKDTGRNVEMRVVGVVADVKVGNAQEASSNIMFLLGFTYFNPTSEVILTINPQYLAQIRQDLISVLAKTANVYEPEIHLLSDSYKAVLSSDERISKVVLIFTALAVFLTCLGTFGLASFATVRRQKEVAVRKVLGASRLSIVNILAKEFLTLVGVSIAIAYPVTYWLVGDWLANFNDRIEQAVWVYGAAALVVAGITWLTVATLAFKAASTRPSLILRYE; translated from the coding sequence ATGATAGTGAATTATCTAATAACGGCATTGCGTGCTTTTAAGCAGCAAAAACAGCATTTTATTTTAAATGTACTTGGGCTTAGTGTGGGCTTAGCCGCGGCAATTTTGGTTGCACTGTTTGCAAAAAATGAACTGTCTTACGATAACCAACAGCCTCATGCTGAGCGTATTTATCGAATTGCACAAGACTATTCGCAATTAGGGCTTGGGGTCGTTCCTGTTTTTAATTACATCAATGGCACACGAGCACTTGAATATAGTCAGGTTGAAGAGGCTTTTGCGCTGACGATGGTGGAGTTCACTCGCGAAGCTGAAGTAGATGTGACAGTAAAAAATCAAGGGTTTAAACTGAATGATCTTTATGGCGCAACTGCAAATATCGAGAACTTCATCGATATGGAAACGGTGGCAGGTAGCCTAAGTCGCGCCATGAGTGTACCGAATAGCATTGCATTGAGCAGTTCAGAAGCTCAGCGTATTTTTGGTCGCACAAACGTGGTTGGCGAGACTCTGCAGCATAAAAACGGCCAATATACGGTAGGTGCAGTATTTACAGATTTACCTGAAAACACGCATTTTGGCTTTAAAAACCTAGTGTCGGTAGAGCATGATCCTGTCAATACGGATATAACTTCTAGCTATGTTTATTTACGATTGGCACCGCAAACAGACGTTACTGCCTTGGAAAAAACACTGACGGAGAAATATTATTTCGGTGACTTTAAGGGTCGTTTATCACTGCAATTGCACCCCTTAACGGACCTTCACTTTACTGCAAAGTCGCCGTTTGAAATGAAAGTGGGTGGTGCGAAACAAGTGGTGATGATCTGTGTTGGTTTAAGCGTGCTGCTGATCCTTATCGCTGGCTTTAACTTTATTAATATGACGGTTGCACAGTCGACCAAACGTGCAAAAGAAGTGGGTGTACGCAAGGCTCTTGGTGCCAGCAAGTCGCAATTAGTTGCACAGTTTTTATCTGAGTCTGTACTCGTGTCATTGCTTGCAATGACAATAGCCTGTGTTTTGGTCGAGCTACTATTGCCAAGTTTCAACAATCTAGTTGGCCGTGAATTAAGTATTGATTATGCATCTATGTTTAGTGTCGTAGTGGTCGCGGTTGCCGTCACTGTGGGTTTGTTGGCGGGTCTCTATCCTGCATTTTTTATCTCATCTTTTAGTGCTAAACGCGTATTAAGCGGAGATTTACAGCGTGGGAGTACCGCGATTTGGGTGCGCAAAAGTCTTTTAACTGTACAAGCAGCACTTGCGGTTGGGTTAATTATTGCTTCGGTAACGCTACAGTACCAGTTGGCACATTTGCAAAACTTACCGCTTGGTTACGAAACCGCACAACGTTTGGTGGTCTCAGAAGTGCCCGTTAAAGCGGCTTTTACAAAAGCGCCAACATCATTAGTTAAACAGTTTGCGGCGATTGAGGGCGTTGAGCATATCAGTGTAATAGATACGCAGCTGACTCGCTCGATTAATAACACCCTAGTACCAACTTGGCCCAATGGTGAACAGTCACAATCCTTAACGCCAGTTATTGGCACAAGCTACGAGGTAGTCAAAGGGTTGGGGTTAACGCTACTTGCAGGTCGAGACTTTAGCCGAGAGTTTGCCGGTGATTGGTCAAATCGAGTTAACGGCGTAACCACAATAGGCACAATTATTACCGAGTCAGTCGCTAAGCAAGCTGGCTACAGCAATGTGGCTGACATTATTGGCAAAACTATCAAAGATACTGGCCGCAACGTAGAGATGCGAGTAGTTGGCGTCGTCGCAGACGTCAAAGTGGGGAATGCACAAGAAGCGAGTTCTAATATTATGTTTTTATTAGGGTTTACTTATTTTAATCCAACATCTGAAGTGATCTTAACGATTAACCCGCAGTATTTAGCACAGATTAGACAAGACTTGATTAGTGTGTTGGCAAAAACCGCAAACGTGTATGAACCAGAGATACACCTACTTTCAGACAGTTATAAGGCGGTACTTAGTAGTGATGAGCGTATCTCTAAGGTGGTCCTTATCTTCACTGCGCTAGCTGTATTCTTAACCTGTTTGGGCACTTTTGGACTGGCATCTTTTGCAACGGTTCGCCGCCAAAAAGAAGTGGCTGTGCGCAAAGTCTTGGGGGCATCACGGCTAAGCATTGTGAATATCTTAGCAAAAGAGTTCCTGACTTTGGTGGGAGTCAGTATCGCCATTGCTTATCCGGTAACTTATTGGCTCGTTGGTGATTGGCTTGCAAACTTTAATGACCGCATTGAGCAAGCAGTGTGGGTTTATGGCGCAGCAGCCTTGGTGGTTGCTGGTATCACCTGGTTGACTGTGGCTACCCTCGCCTTTAAAGCCGCGAGTACACGTCCGTCGCTGATCTTGCGATATGAGTAA
- a CDS encoding ABC transporter ATP-binding protein, with protein MIKLTNLNRVFCTQDVETTALNDINLTVNEGEFVAIMGPSGCGKSTLLSILGMLDSPSSGQFEFAGTDIAGYSEKQLSQLRKASIGFVFQSFNLIDELTVFENVELPLQYQNISKSERKQRVEQILKRVAIDHRADHLPQQLSGGQQQRVAVARALVINPKLILADEPTGNLDSKNGAEVMAMLRELNREGTTVIMVTHSEKEGSYADRLVRLLDGQVMLDKANTVVQPQKSEVA; from the coding sequence ATGATAAAACTAACTAACCTAAACCGTGTATTTTGTACTCAAGACGTTGAAACGACTGCGCTAAACGATATTAACCTCACCGTCAATGAAGGTGAGTTTGTCGCCATCATGGGCCCGTCCGGGTGTGGTAAGTCCACTTTATTGTCCATCCTTGGGATGTTGGATTCACCGTCATCTGGGCAGTTTGAGTTTGCGGGCACTGACATTGCGGGCTATAGCGAAAAGCAGCTCTCACAGCTACGTAAAGCGTCTATTGGTTTTGTATTTCAAAGCTTTAACCTGATTGATGAGCTGACGGTGTTTGAAAATGTCGAGCTACCACTGCAATACCAAAATATCTCAAAAAGTGAACGTAAGCAGCGTGTAGAGCAGATTTTAAAACGCGTTGCCATCGACCACCGTGCCGATCACCTACCGCAGCAACTTTCTGGTGGTCAGCAGCAGCGTGTGGCGGTTGCAAGAGCGCTGGTTATTAACCCTAAACTTATCTTGGCGGATGAGCCAACGGGTAACTTAGACTCAAAAAATGGCGCAGAAGTCATGGCGATGTTACGCGAGCTAAATCGCGAAGGCACAACTGTGATCATGGTAACGCACTCAGAAAAAGAGGGGTCATACGCGGATAGACTTGTACGCCTTCTCGATGGCCAAGTGATGTTAGATAAAGCCAACACGGTGGTGCAACCACAAAAATCAGAGGTGGCATAA
- a CDS encoding efflux RND transporter periplasmic adaptor subunit, giving the protein MDKKIERSGLQKHLKKAVAGGVLLSIAAAALAFNNTASSGRSQNLALSSLTVSTVSKGAFVDALSLRGQVVPKTTIYLDTIAGGQVEERLVEQGEYVEAGQPLVRLSNTSLQLDVMSREAQVTEQLNFLRNTQMTMETSRLNLRRDLLEIDLQISHLERRYKQSKPLVEKGVLATDRLSEIEDDLQYYKARKELTLERQTQENSIRKVQVEQLEDSAKMLQKNLQFARKNLENLLIKAPVSGYLSELDVEIGESKSKEARLGQIDIPNEYKLVVRLDEFYLNQVQPDMAVNVMLDSGLVSAKVSKIDSRVTQSQFQVEVALPSGQSDIKRGQSIDVELMLGGNKENALLLKRGAFFTSSGGNWVYVLASDGKTAERRDIRLGKKNQDYYEVLDGLSQGEQVITSSYSNFDKAQQLNF; this is encoded by the coding sequence ATGGATAAGAAAATAGAGCGTTCAGGATTGCAAAAACATCTTAAAAAAGCGGTGGCAGGTGGTGTACTTCTGAGCATTGCAGCAGCGGCACTGGCATTCAATAACACTGCCTCTTCAGGTCGGAGTCAAAATCTCGCGCTGAGTAGCCTCACGGTGAGCACCGTAAGCAAAGGGGCGTTTGTAGATGCCTTGAGCTTGCGTGGTCAAGTCGTACCAAAAACCACGATTTACTTAGATACCATTGCGGGTGGTCAAGTGGAAGAGCGCTTGGTGGAGCAGGGTGAGTATGTTGAGGCAGGTCAGCCATTAGTGAGATTGAGCAATACCAGTTTACAGCTAGACGTGATGAGTCGCGAAGCGCAAGTAACAGAGCAGCTTAATTTCCTGAGAAACACCCAAATGACGATGGAAACTAGTCGCCTTAATTTACGCCGTGACTTGCTGGAAATTGATTTACAAATTAGCCATTTGGAACGTCGTTATAAGCAATCCAAGCCACTTGTTGAAAAAGGCGTGCTGGCAACCGACAGATTGTCTGAAATTGAGGACGATTTACAATATTACAAGGCCCGAAAGGAGCTGACGTTAGAGCGCCAAACGCAGGAAAATTCAATTCGTAAAGTACAAGTCGAACAGCTAGAAGACAGTGCTAAGATGTTACAGAAGAACTTGCAATTTGCCCGTAAAAATCTCGAAAACCTACTGATCAAAGCGCCGGTATCGGGTTACTTGAGTGAGCTGGATGTTGAAATCGGTGAGTCAAAGAGTAAAGAGGCACGGTTAGGCCAAATTGACATTCCGAATGAATACAAGTTGGTTGTCCGCCTTGATGAGTTTTATTTAAATCAAGTACAACCGGATATGGCAGTGAATGTGATGTTAGACAGTGGCTTAGTCAGTGCCAAGGTGAGCAAAATTGATAGCCGTGTAACGCAATCACAATTTCAGGTAGAAGTGGCATTACCAAGCGGCCAAAGCGACATTAAACGCGGCCAAAGCATAGATGTAGAACTGATGCTTGGCGGTAACAAAGAAAATGCCTTATTGCTAAAACGCGGTGCCTTTTTTACAAGCTCTGGCGGTAATTGGGTATACGTGTTGGCAAGTGATGGCAAAACCGCCGAGCGTCGTGACATTCGCTTAGGTAAAAAGAATCAAGATTATTACGAAGTGTTAGATGGCTTATCACAAGGTGAGCAAGTGATCACCTCAAGCTATAGCAACTTCGACAAAGCGCAACAACTCAATTTCTAA
- a CDS encoding sigma-54-dependent transcriptional regulator, translating to MKQEGTILIVDDNTDILIAAKLLLKKHYQTIITTDNPFDIEAQIASQQIDVILLDMNFSQDAISGKEGFYWLKKIVEQDPSIVVLLMTAYGDIQLAVDAIKAGAADFIAKPWQNDQLLGAVAAAFAHAKDKQQVGKLTRQTQGLNQALNQSSSSHQFAFLGQSPAMQKVFSTIERAALTDANILITGESGTGKELAAHAIHQASMRRDNTFISLDMGAISESLFESELFGHKKGAFTDAKSDKVGRFELAHEGSLFLDELGNLPMSQQTTLLAALQNRQVTPVGGNKPISVDIRLICATNDNLQQAVDEGRFRQDLLYRINTIEIRLPPLRERADDIPLLVNYYLEHFCHKYKRQLEVNSSDMQCLQTYPWPGNVRELAHAIERAVILSETEFLDISTVIGTNPTAAQAGKEDTSDTNTLTFEGTFNLEEIEQRTVRAALKYYQGNVSNAAKALGLTRGAMYRRLEKYDL from the coding sequence ATGAAGCAGGAAGGCACCATATTAATTGTCGATGACAACACCGATATATTAATTGCAGCAAAGCTTTTGCTAAAAAAGCATTACCAAACCATCATCACCACAGATAACCCCTTTGATATAGAAGCGCAGATTGCATCACAGCAAATAGATGTGATCTTGCTTGATATGAACTTTAGTCAAGATGCCATTAGTGGCAAAGAAGGCTTTTATTGGTTAAAGAAAATTGTCGAACAAGACCCAAGCATCGTGGTGTTGTTAATGACTGCCTATGGTGACATTCAGCTTGCCGTTGACGCGATAAAAGCAGGAGCAGCCGACTTTATCGCTAAGCCTTGGCAAAATGACCAACTACTCGGTGCGGTTGCTGCCGCATTTGCTCATGCCAAAGACAAACAGCAGGTTGGTAAGCTCACTCGTCAGACGCAAGGGCTAAATCAGGCACTCAATCAATCTAGTAGTAGCCATCAATTTGCTTTTTTAGGTCAAAGCCCAGCCATGCAAAAGGTATTTAGTACCATAGAACGCGCAGCGCTCACCGATGCCAATATTTTGATCACCGGCGAAAGTGGCACGGGCAAAGAGCTCGCCGCCCACGCCATTCATCAGGCGAGTATGCGCCGCGACAATACCTTTATCAGCCTAGACATGGGCGCAATTTCCGAAAGTTTGTTTGAAAGCGAATTGTTTGGTCATAAAAAAGGGGCGTTTACCGATGCAAAAAGCGATAAGGTCGGTCGCTTTGAACTCGCACACGAGGGGAGCTTGTTTTTGGACGAATTGGGCAACCTGCCAATGAGTCAACAAACAACGCTACTTGCAGCGCTACAAAATCGACAAGTCACTCCAGTGGGCGGCAACAAGCCAATTTCAGTGGACATACGGCTTATCTGTGCCACCAACGACAATCTTCAACAAGCGGTTGATGAAGGCCGTTTTAGGCAAGATTTATTATATCGGATCAATACCATAGAGATCCGTCTGCCACCGCTTCGCGAGCGTGCCGATGATATTCCACTGCTCGTAAACTACTACCTAGAACACTTTTGCCACAAGTATAAAAGGCAGCTTGAGGTAAATAGCAGCGACATGCAATGTCTACAAACCTACCCGTGGCCGGGTAATGTCAGAGAGCTCGCACATGCTATCGAGCGCGCGGTGATCTTAAGTGAAACCGAGTTTTTGGATATCAGTACTGTGATTGGCACTAATCCCACGGCGGCGCAAGCCGGTAAGGAGGATACCTCGGACACCAATACACTCACTTTTGAAGGCACTTTCAACCTTGAAGAGATTGAACAACGTACGGTGCGTGCAGCGCTCAAGTATTATCAAGGCAATGTCTCAAACGCTGCCAAAGCGCTCGGATTAACCCGAGGGGCGATGTATCGTCGCTTAGAAAAGTACGATTTGTAG
- a CDS encoding sensor histidine kinase has protein sequence MTRVAHHPTLVFFFTIIGLVISNGLSLYLYIQGGFSATWLLITLITIAFISTLYFQFNKQNKHMGFVLKSLANGDSSLGLSQHHPMRQHLEEIKTRIQSARLSAEQQAHFLQTLLVHIDLAVLVFDSEGKVIESNPAVTRLLGKPINHSEDLEDIAPLVNECDNSLKTIANWQYGEQQDNLSIQITSAQIQGQIRKIVTLQSIRDALQNKEQQAYKRLTKVLTHEVANSITPLSSIAQTCEGLLPDTLSFDDEEDKQDLALALQTLAKRTEYLGAFIARFRTVSNLPSPALQPAQLAPLVEGIYQLHQQSCHQANIDLQLDISHSQLVMLDTAQIEQVLINLTKNAIEAVQQRNAEDLRNARQVVLKTGANNAGQHYIEISDNGPGIAEHVVDMIFVPFFTTKQQGSGIGLSLSRQIMINHGGDLIYLRREQGACFRCVFG, from the coding sequence ATGACACGCGTTGCTCACCATCCCACCCTTGTTTTTTTCTTTACTATTATTGGCTTAGTAATTTCCAATGGGCTCTCGCTATATTTGTATATACAAGGTGGCTTTTCGGCAACTTGGCTGTTGATCACCCTTATTACCATCGCGTTTATTTCAACCTTATACTTTCAATTTAACAAGCAAAACAAGCACATGGGTTTTGTACTTAAATCTTTAGCCAATGGCGATAGCTCCTTGGGATTAAGCCAACATCATCCCATGCGGCAGCACTTAGAAGAGATCAAAACGCGGATCCAAAGCGCGCGATTGAGCGCAGAGCAGCAGGCTCACTTTTTACAAACCTTGTTAGTGCATATCGACTTGGCTGTTTTGGTGTTCGACAGCGAAGGGAAGGTTATTGAATCAAACCCAGCGGTAACCCGTCTACTCGGTAAACCCATTAATCACAGCGAAGATTTAGAAGATATCGCACCACTGGTTAATGAATGCGATAACAGCTTGAAAACGATAGCAAATTGGCAATATGGTGAGCAACAAGATAACTTGTCTATACAAATAACGTCAGCGCAGATCCAAGGGCAAATTCGTAAAATTGTCACCTTACAATCCATTCGTGATGCATTACAAAACAAAGAGCAGCAAGCCTATAAACGCCTCACCAAAGTGCTTACGCACGAGGTGGCTAACTCTATCACCCCTCTGTCATCCATTGCACAAACCTGTGAGGGACTCTTGCCCGACACATTGAGTTTTGACGATGAAGAAGATAAACAAGACCTCGCCTTAGCACTGCAAACACTGGCAAAACGCACTGAGTATCTGGGCGCTTTTATCGCCCGTTTTAGAACGGTGAGTAATTTACCAAGTCCAGCGCTGCAACCTGCTCAGCTTGCGCCGCTGGTAGAGGGCATCTATCAGTTACATCAACAAAGCTGTCATCAAGCGAACATAGACTTACAGCTTGATATTAGCCACTCCCAACTGGTGATGTTAGACACGGCTCAGATTGAGCAAGTGCTTATTAACTTAACCAAGAATGCCATTGAAGCGGTGCAGCAGCGCAATGCCGAAGACCTGCGAAACGCGCGCCAAGTGGTGTTGAAAACAGGAGCCAATAATGCAGGCCAGCACTATATAGAAATAAGCGACAATGGCCCTGGCATTGCCGAACATGTAGTCGACATGATTTTCGTGCCGTTTTTTACCACTAAACAACAAGGCTCGGGGATCGGCTTAAGCCTCTCAAGACAAATTATGATTAATCATGGTGGCGACTTAATTTATCTTAGGCGCGAGCAAGGCGCCTGCTTTAGATGCGTGTTTGGTTAA